One part of the Kryptolebias marmoratus isolate JLee-2015 linkage group LG2, ASM164957v2, whole genome shotgun sequence genome encodes these proteins:
- the LOC112449937 gene encoding autophagy-related protein 16-1-like — protein sequence MAEKAQEANRLNAENEKDSRRRQAKLQKDLADAAKEPLPIEPDDDIEVLAEDGVKGAGETSPNRPMSKTLSRKPSQPPPGGLLDSISNIFGRRRSANSFSTSPEPTESPSGLCAEVRVPSTALHVFEAHDGEVNAVRFSPGSRLLATGGMDRRVKLWEVVAARSLLPSRSSDAAMGPAAADTQDVTSLRSCSENGQCLSDGD from the exons ATGGCTGAGAAGGCTCAGGAGGCCAACCGACTAAACGCAGAGAACGAGAAGGACAGCAG GCGCCGACAGGCCAAACTGCAGAAGGACCTGGCTGACGCCGCCAAAGAACCGCTGCCCATCGAGCC GGACGACGACATTGAGGTGCTGGCTGAGGACGGAGTGAAGGGAGCAGGAGAGACGTCCCCCAACCGACCCATGAGCAAGACTCTCAG CAGGAAACCGTCCCAGCCGCCTCCTGGTGGTCTGCTGGACTCCATCTCCAACATCTTTGG caGGCGTCGATCTGCCAACTCCTTCAGCACGTCGCCAGAACCCACCGAGTCGCCTTCAGGACTGTGTGCAGAGGTCCGAGTGCCGTCCACGGCGCTGCACGTCTTT GAAGCCCATGACGGAGAGGTGAACGCTGTGAGGTTCAGCCCCGGATCCCGTCTCCTAGCAACAGGAGGGATGGACCGCAGGGTGAAGCTGTGGGAGGTGGTCGCAG CTCGCTCTCTGCTCCCATCACGCTCCAGTGATGCAGCGATGGGCCCAGCAGCTGCTGACACACAGGATGTGACATCACTGAGAAGCTGCTCGGAGAATGGACAGTGTCTCAGTGATGGTGATTGA
- the LOC108250972 gene encoding BPTI/Kunitz domain-containing protein 4-like, translated as MIQLKLLALCLLFWSGPVLGCDWDQTTDPNQGLDPNSLNNGARYLDQMREVSDPESCRTACCEHPDCDLVLVGFPMDGGQQCMLVSCGARGHDACTLQRSSQFQVFRRKAQQEAEEEAPEAGEKLRVVPLEDSGEPRSNVRCRLPMKVGLCRAAFPRFFYNVTSQTCSSFIYGGCEANDNNFETQEECEAACSGVTGEAESQVRWGHRWAEPNASIRQ; from the exons ATGATCCAGCTGAAGCTTCTCGCGCTCTGTCTTCTGTTCTGGTCCGGCCCGGTTCTGGGCTGTGACTGGGATCAGACCACGGACCCGAATCAGGGCCTGGACCCGAACTCTCTGAACAACGGCGCGCGCTACCTGGACCAGATGAGGGAGGTGTCGGACCCGGAGAGCTGCCGGACCGCCTGCTGCGAGCACCCGGACTGCGACCTGGTTCTGGTCGGGTTCCCGATGGACGGGGGCCAGCAGTGCATGTTGGTGAGCTGCGGGGCGCGCGGGCACGACGCGTGCACGCTGCAGCGGAGCTCCCAGTTCCAGGTGTTCCGGAGGAAGGCGCAGCAGGAGGCCGAGGAGGAGGCGCCTGAAGCCGGGGAGAAACTGAGGGTGGTCCCGCTGGAGGATTCCGGAGAGCCCCGGAGCAACG TTCGCTGCCGTCTGCCGATGAAGGTGGGCTTGTGCCGCGCTGCGTTCCCCAGGTTCTTCTACAACGTGACGAGTCAGACGTGCAGCAGCTTCATCTACGGCGGCTGCGAGGCCAACGACAACAACTTCGAGACCCAGGAGGAATGTGAGGCTGCCTGCAGCGGGGTCACAGGTGAGGCGGAGTCACAGGTCAGGTGGGGTCACAGGTGGGCGGAGCCTAACGCTTCCATCAGACAATAA
- the LOC108250978 gene encoding P2Y purinoceptor 14 isoform X1 has translation MSCKLHRNMSDLKAGTSAFSSFSVSAQNTSSPPGCGPVDKSGRLFFVLVYSLLVLVSFLSSGSAGSELQLHAVSFLLLPLQVGLVVNSFILWFHCCRVRRRVASSLMIYLRNLSAADLLLCFSLPLRIINYTSSSDTLLYCSFGASALFLNMYASILFMGYISANRYLKIVCLVGTHFLMTTRAAHIISTATWVFLLAPMTTYIVLMQINHKHLNSPVSSCEDLLTETFKPFFTVVHVCAGIIFLSVLVSLLFFYHSTSRRVLEAQKNQPTSCDSGKLVKSRRNILVLVSVFCVCFVPYHLVRLLSLSVLRDCVLDRLFYYSLEFTCMVSVLNVCLDPLVYFALSKAFRTRVSLRLRTARVSSRGREEQGEPSPANIQNQVSLSTTG, from the exons ATGTCCTGTAAACTCCACAGAAACATGTCTGACCTGAAAGCAGGGACTTCAGCCTTCAGCAGTTTCTCAGTTTCGGCCCAGAACACGAGCTCACCGCCCGGCTGTGGTCCGGTGGACAAATCAGGCCGCCTCTTCTTCGTTCTGGTTTACAGTCTGCTGGTCCTGGTGAGCTTCTTGTCCTCAGGTTCTGCTGGTTCCGAACTCCAGCTCCATGCAGTCAGTTTCCTCCTGCTTCCTCTCCAGGTGGGTCTGGTTGTTAACAGCTTCATCCTGTGGTTTCACTGCTGCCGAGTGCGTCGGCGTGTGGCCAGCAGCTTGATGATCTACCTGAGGAACCTGAGCGCCGCTGACCTCCTGCTCTGCTTCAGCCTCCCTCTCCGGATCATCAACTACACCAGCAGCTCTGACACCTTACTCTACTGCAGCTTTGGAGCCTCCGCCTTGTTCCTCAACATGTATGCCAGCATCCTGTTCATGGGCTACATCTCTGCCAACAG GTACTTGAAGATTGTCTGTCTTGTTGGGACTCACTTCCTGATGACCACACGAGCTGCTCACATCATCTCCACGGCCACCTGGGTGTTTCTCCTGGCACCAATGACGACCTACATCGTCTTGATGCAAATAAACCACAAACATCTGAACTCTCCTGTCAGCTCATGTGAGGATCTCCTGACTGAAACATTCAAACCGTTCTTCACAGTTGTTCACGTCTGTGCTGGCATCATTTTCCTGTCAGTGCTCGTCTCCCTACTCTTCTTCTACCACAGCACCTCCCGCAGGGTGCTGGAGGCCCAGAAGAACCAGCCGACCTCCTGCGACTCCGGGAAGCTTGTGAAGTCTCGCAGGAACATCTTGGTGTTGGTCAGTGTCTTCTGCGTTTGCTTCGTCCCCTACCACCTGGTCCGACTTCTGTCTCTTTCAGTATTGAGAGACTGCGTTCTGGACCGGCTGTTTTACTATTCACTGGAGTTCACCTGCATGGTGTCGGTTCTCAATGTCTGTTTGGATCCACTGGTTTACTTTGCTTTAAGCAAGGCTTTTCGGACCCGGGTTAGCCTGAGACTCAGAACCGCAAGAGTCAGCAGCCGAGGTAGGGAGGAGCAGGGGGAGCCGAGTCCCGCCAACATCCAGAACCAAGTGTCGCTCAGCACAACAGGTTAA
- the LOC108250978 gene encoding P2Y purinoceptor 12 isoform X3, translating into MSCKLHRNMSDLKAGTSAFSSFSVSAQNTSSPPGCGPVDKSGRLFFVLVYSLLVLVGLVVNSFILWFHCCRVRRRVASSLMIYLRNLSAADLLLCFSLPLRIINYTSSSDTLLYCSFGASALFLNMYASILFMGYISANRYLKIVCLVGTHFLMTTRAAHIISTATWVFLLAPMTTYIVLMQINHKHLNSPVSSCEDLLTETFKPFFTVVHVCAGIIFLSVLVSLLFFYHSTSRRVLEAQKNQPTSCDSGKLVKSRRNILVLVSVFCVCFVPYHLVRLLSLSVLRDCVLDRLFYYSLEFTCMVSVLNVCLDPLVYFALSKAFRTRVSLRLRTARVSSRGREEQGEPSPANIQNQVSLSTTG; encoded by the exons ATGTCCTGTAAACTCCACAGAAACATGTCTGACCTGAAAGCAGGGACTTCAGCCTTCAGCAGTTTCTCAGTTTCGGCCCAGAACACGAGCTCACCGCCCGGCTGTGGTCCGGTGGACAAATCAGGCCGCCTCTTCTTCGTTCTGGTTTACAGTCTGCTGGTCCTG GTGGGTCTGGTTGTTAACAGCTTCATCCTGTGGTTTCACTGCTGCCGAGTGCGTCGGCGTGTGGCCAGCAGCTTGATGATCTACCTGAGGAACCTGAGCGCCGCTGACCTCCTGCTCTGCTTCAGCCTCCCTCTCCGGATCATCAACTACACCAGCAGCTCTGACACCTTACTCTACTGCAGCTTTGGAGCCTCCGCCTTGTTCCTCAACATGTATGCCAGCATCCTGTTCATGGGCTACATCTCTGCCAACAG GTACTTGAAGATTGTCTGTCTTGTTGGGACTCACTTCCTGATGACCACACGAGCTGCTCACATCATCTCCACGGCCACCTGGGTGTTTCTCCTGGCACCAATGACGACCTACATCGTCTTGATGCAAATAAACCACAAACATCTGAACTCTCCTGTCAGCTCATGTGAGGATCTCCTGACTGAAACATTCAAACCGTTCTTCACAGTTGTTCACGTCTGTGCTGGCATCATTTTCCTGTCAGTGCTCGTCTCCCTACTCTTCTTCTACCACAGCACCTCCCGCAGGGTGCTGGAGGCCCAGAAGAACCAGCCGACCTCCTGCGACTCCGGGAAGCTTGTGAAGTCTCGCAGGAACATCTTGGTGTTGGTCAGTGTCTTCTGCGTTTGCTTCGTCCCCTACCACCTGGTCCGACTTCTGTCTCTTTCAGTATTGAGAGACTGCGTTCTGGACCGGCTGTTTTACTATTCACTGGAGTTCACCTGCATGGTGTCGGTTCTCAATGTCTGTTTGGATCCACTGGTTTACTTTGCTTTAAGCAAGGCTTTTCGGACCCGGGTTAGCCTGAGACTCAGAACCGCAAGAGTCAGCAGCCGAGGTAGGGAGGAGCAGGGGGAGCCGAGTCCCGCCAACATCCAGAACCAAGTGTCGCTCAGCACAACAGGTTAA
- the LOC108250978 gene encoding P2Y purinoceptor 14 isoform X2, with product MSDLKAGTSAFSSFSVSAQNTSSPPGCGPVDKSGRLFFVLVYSLLVLVSFLSSGSAGSELQLHAVSFLLLPLQVGLVVNSFILWFHCCRVRRRVASSLMIYLRNLSAADLLLCFSLPLRIINYTSSSDTLLYCSFGASALFLNMYASILFMGYISANRYLKIVCLVGTHFLMTTRAAHIISTATWVFLLAPMTTYIVLMQINHKHLNSPVSSCEDLLTETFKPFFTVVHVCAGIIFLSVLVSLLFFYHSTSRRVLEAQKNQPTSCDSGKLVKSRRNILVLVSVFCVCFVPYHLVRLLSLSVLRDCVLDRLFYYSLEFTCMVSVLNVCLDPLVYFALSKAFRTRVSLRLRTARVSSRGREEQGEPSPANIQNQVSLSTTG from the exons ATGTCTGACCTGAAAGCAGGGACTTCAGCCTTCAGCAGTTTCTCAGTTTCGGCCCAGAACACGAGCTCACCGCCCGGCTGTGGTCCGGTGGACAAATCAGGCCGCCTCTTCTTCGTTCTGGTTTACAGTCTGCTGGTCCTGGTGAGCTTCTTGTCCTCAGGTTCTGCTGGTTCCGAACTCCAGCTCCATGCAGTCAGTTTCCTCCTGCTTCCTCTCCAGGTGGGTCTGGTTGTTAACAGCTTCATCCTGTGGTTTCACTGCTGCCGAGTGCGTCGGCGTGTGGCCAGCAGCTTGATGATCTACCTGAGGAACCTGAGCGCCGCTGACCTCCTGCTCTGCTTCAGCCTCCCTCTCCGGATCATCAACTACACCAGCAGCTCTGACACCTTACTCTACTGCAGCTTTGGAGCCTCCGCCTTGTTCCTCAACATGTATGCCAGCATCCTGTTCATGGGCTACATCTCTGCCAACAG GTACTTGAAGATTGTCTGTCTTGTTGGGACTCACTTCCTGATGACCACACGAGCTGCTCACATCATCTCCACGGCCACCTGGGTGTTTCTCCTGGCACCAATGACGACCTACATCGTCTTGATGCAAATAAACCACAAACATCTGAACTCTCCTGTCAGCTCATGTGAGGATCTCCTGACTGAAACATTCAAACCGTTCTTCACAGTTGTTCACGTCTGTGCTGGCATCATTTTCCTGTCAGTGCTCGTCTCCCTACTCTTCTTCTACCACAGCACCTCCCGCAGGGTGCTGGAGGCCCAGAAGAACCAGCCGACCTCCTGCGACTCCGGGAAGCTTGTGAAGTCTCGCAGGAACATCTTGGTGTTGGTCAGTGTCTTCTGCGTTTGCTTCGTCCCCTACCACCTGGTCCGACTTCTGTCTCTTTCAGTATTGAGAGACTGCGTTCTGGACCGGCTGTTTTACTATTCACTGGAGTTCACCTGCATGGTGTCGGTTCTCAATGTCTGTTTGGATCCACTGGTTTACTTTGCTTTAAGCAAGGCTTTTCGGACCCGGGTTAGCCTGAGACTCAGAACCGCAAGAGTCAGCAGCCGAGGTAGGGAGGAGCAGGGGGAGCCGAGTCCCGCCAACATCCAGAACCAAGTGTCGCTCAGCACAACAGGTTAA